One region of Nitrospira sp. genomic DNA includes:
- the thrS gene encoding threonine--tRNA ligase, with protein sequence MASQLIHITLPDGTRKQVPAGCTVREALTPEGGRLDPKVLAAKINGEPMDLSRPLEQDATIEPLTFESAEGREVYRHSSTHIMAQAVKEVFPTAQLTIGPALDDGFYYDFAFDRPFTPEDLEKIEARAIEIMKRGLTVTRSELSKQDAIKFFQERGEGYKVELINSFDDASPISLYRQGEFVDLCRGPHLPTTGYVGAFKLLSTGGAYWRGDERNPMLQRVYGTSFPTKKELDAHLAKLEEIKRRDHRKLGKELDLITIQDEIGPGLVLWHPKGSLIRLLIENFWREQHIKDGYDLVYSPHVARLDLWKTSGHVDYYRENMFASMKLEGSEYQLKPMNCPFHIMIYKSHMRSYRDLPIRYGELGTVYRYERTGVLHGLLRVRGFTQDDAHLFCRPDQIEAEVSRVLDFTFFVLGTFGFSEFEVYLSTRPEKSVGSEENWTIATNALEAALKSRGVAYEVDPGEGVFYGPKIDIKIKDVLGRSWQCSTVQVDFNNPERFKLAYTGEDGKAHQPIMIHRALMGSIERFFGILIEHYAGAFPTWLAPVQAVVLTITDNQQEFAAKIVSTLKSHGFRVEADIRNEKIGFKIREAEKNKIPYMLVVGDKEVQSGMVSVRGRSGANHGSMPIEAFLELLRTDANQTLRQTATHSQTR encoded by the coding sequence GTGGCCTCACAGCTCATTCACATTACCCTTCCTGACGGAACTCGAAAACAAGTACCAGCAGGATGCACCGTCCGAGAGGCTCTCACTCCGGAAGGTGGACGCCTCGATCCCAAGGTCTTGGCCGCGAAGATCAATGGCGAGCCAATGGACCTGTCGCGTCCATTGGAGCAGGACGCCACCATCGAGCCCTTGACGTTCGAGTCTGCCGAAGGGCGCGAGGTCTATCGCCACAGCAGCACCCACATCATGGCGCAGGCCGTCAAGGAAGTATTCCCGACCGCCCAGCTCACGATCGGCCCGGCATTGGATGATGGGTTCTATTACGATTTCGCGTTCGACCGCCCGTTCACGCCAGAAGATCTGGAAAAGATCGAGGCGCGCGCCATTGAGATTATGAAGCGTGGCCTGACGGTCACCCGGAGCGAACTATCCAAGCAGGACGCCATCAAGTTTTTCCAGGAACGGGGGGAAGGCTACAAAGTCGAGCTAATCAACAGCTTCGACGATGCGTCTCCCATTTCGCTGTACCGCCAAGGAGAGTTTGTCGATCTCTGTCGCGGGCCGCACCTCCCCACCACCGGATACGTCGGGGCGTTCAAGCTCCTGTCCACCGGCGGCGCGTACTGGCGTGGCGATGAGCGCAACCCGATGTTGCAGCGGGTCTACGGCACGTCCTTCCCGACAAAAAAAGAACTCGATGCCCATCTCGCGAAGTTAGAAGAGATCAAGCGCCGTGACCATCGGAAACTCGGCAAGGAACTGGATCTGATTACGATTCAGGATGAGATCGGTCCCGGCTTGGTTCTGTGGCACCCCAAGGGCTCGCTGATCCGGCTGCTGATCGAAAATTTCTGGCGGGAGCAACATATCAAGGACGGCTACGATCTGGTGTATTCGCCCCATGTCGCCCGGCTGGACCTGTGGAAGACCAGCGGCCACGTCGATTACTACCGCGAAAACATGTTCGCGTCGATGAAGCTGGAAGGCAGCGAGTATCAGCTCAAACCGATGAACTGCCCCTTCCACATCATGATCTACAAATCCCATATGCGAAGTTATCGGGATTTGCCGATCCGTTATGGCGAGCTAGGGACCGTCTACCGCTATGAACGCACGGGTGTGCTGCACGGCCTGCTGCGCGTCCGCGGGTTTACCCAGGACGACGCGCATCTGTTTTGCCGTCCCGATCAGATCGAAGCCGAAGTCAGCCGCGTACTGGACTTCACGTTTTTCGTCCTCGGCACCTTCGGTTTTAGCGAGTTTGAAGTGTATCTTTCGACCCGTCCGGAGAAGTCCGTCGGCTCTGAAGAGAACTGGACCATCGCCACCAATGCGCTCGAAGCGGCGCTCAAGAGCCGCGGCGTGGCCTACGAAGTGGATCCCGGCGAAGGGGTCTTCTACGGCCCGAAGATCGACATCAAGATTAAAGACGTCCTCGGTCGATCCTGGCAATGCTCGACGGTCCAGGTCGACTTCAACAATCCTGAGCGGTTCAAGTTGGCCTATACCGGCGAAGACGGCAAGGCGCATCAGCCGATCATGATTCATCGGGCGCTCATGGGCTCCATCGAACGCTTCTTCGGCATTCTGATTGAGCACTATGCCGGCGCCTTTCCGACCTGGCTGGCCCCGGTACAGGCAGTGGTGCTCACGATCACGGACAACCAGCAGGAATTTGCGGCAAAGATCGTCTCCACGCTCAAGAGCCACGGATTTCGAGTTGAAGCAGACATCCGCAACGAGAAGATCGGCTTTAAGATCCGCGAAGCGGAAAAGAACAAGATTCCTTATATGCTGGTCGTGGGAGATAAGGAAGTGCAGAGCGGCATGGTGTCGGTTCGCGGCCGAAGCGGCGCGAATCACGGGAGTATGCCGATTGAAGCGTTCCTCGAACTCCTTCGCACAGATGCGAATCAAACATTGCGTCAAACGGCAACCCATTCACAAACGAGGTGA
- the infC gene encoding translation initiation factor IF-3, whose translation MVPKLRVNREIRIREVRVIGPEGEQLGILPTVEAFNKAQEGGYDLVEVAPTSQPPVCRIMDYGKYKFELSKKDHQSRRHQKSTQVKEIKLRPRTDKHDLEIKIRQIKEFLADGNKTKVTLTYRGREMANQEMGRTMMASVIKECTEAGTVEFAPRMEGRSLIMILAPK comes from the coding sequence ATCGTCCCTAAATTACGTGTAAACCGGGAAATCAGGATTCGGGAAGTTCGAGTCATCGGTCCTGAAGGCGAGCAACTGGGAATTCTGCCGACCGTAGAGGCCTTTAACAAGGCCCAGGAGGGGGGCTACGACCTTGTTGAGGTGGCTCCGACCTCGCAGCCGCCGGTTTGCCGCATCATGGACTATGGGAAGTATAAATTCGAGCTCAGCAAGAAGGATCACCAGAGCCGGCGTCACCAGAAGTCGACCCAGGTCAAAGAGATCAAGTTGCGTCCCCGCACCGACAAGCACGATCTGGAGATCAAAATCCGTCAGATCAAGGAATTCCTGGCAGACGGCAACAAGACCAAGGTGACCTTGACCTATCGAGGACGCGAAATGGCCAATCAGGAAATGGGCCGAACAATGATGGCCAGCGTCATTAAGGAATGTACGGAAGCAGGGACCGTGGAGTTTGCGCCACGAATGGAAGGGCGGAGCCTGATCATGATTTTGGCTCCCAAATAG
- the rpmI gene encoding 50S ribosomal protein L35, with protein sequence MKIKMKTHSGAKKRFRRTGTGKLVRRKAGGRHLLTGKPRDRKRNLKGAVEVSSASTPALNRILPQ encoded by the coding sequence ATGAAAATAAAAATGAAAACCCACAGTGGCGCGAAGAAGCGGTTTCGACGCACAGGAACGGGGAAGCTGGTTCGTCGGAAGGCCGGCGGTCGGCATTTGCTCACCGGCAAACCGCGCGACCGTAAGCGGAACCTGAAGGGCGCCGTTGAGGTGTCCTCCGCCTCGACCCCAGCACTGAACCGCATCCTTCCGCAGTAA
- the rplT gene encoding 50S ribosomal protein L20 — MPRTKGGPKTRQRRKKRLKLAKGQYGAKSRLFRTATESVDKGQAYAYVGRKNRKRDFRQLWIARISAATRLHGIAYSRFMNALKKANILLDRKVLSDMAIRDMAGFEKLVGVAKQQLATAAS; from the coding sequence ATGCCTCGTACAAAAGGTGGTCCGAAAACACGACAGCGGCGAAAGAAGCGCCTGAAACTGGCAAAAGGCCAGTATGGCGCCAAGAGCCGGCTGTTCCGAACAGCAACCGAATCGGTCGACAAGGGGCAGGCCTATGCCTACGTCGGACGAAAGAATCGCAAGCGCGATTTCCGCCAGCTCTGGATCGCACGCATCAGCGCTGCGACCCGCCTGCACGGCATCGCGTATAGCCGCTTCATGAACGCCCTGAAGAAGGCGAATATCCTGCTGGATCGGAAGGTGTTGTCCGATATGGCGATCCGGGATATGGCGGGATTTGAAAAACTCGTCGGGGTGGCCAAGCAGCAACTCGCGACTGCCGCGAGCTAA
- a CDS encoding phenylalanine--tRNA ligase subunit beta: MPTISLQRDDLEALIAGSDEKPARIPLDQLEQWLMLVKGELKGHNVETGELRIELQDSNRPDLWCCEGIARQIRIKQRGSAISYPFFKKPKGVAGKLVVAQGMDQVRPYVAACTAVGYRVTASGLTQLIQTQEKLADIFGRKRRSVSIGLYRLAPIVFPVSYDLVKPDDVRFTPLGMETMMTLREILMVHPKGVEYGGIVGGHDRLPVLRDAEGQVLSFPPIINSREIGEVQVGDHALFVEVTGTDLSMVALTLNIFAANLADRGAVITPVDIHSPVKTNFGRRWSTPIDFGAPRTIPLKAIESALGEALGGKEVTSALKSYGYTVKSAGQKVSVQLPPYRNDLLHTVDVVEDVAISQGYARFAPVMPSQFTVGGLSRLEQMADRVRHLMVGLEFQEIISNIMGSHQDFCTRMRLDGTEWAKVVEVDNVMSLSYSCLRQWITPSLLQVETNSSRAFYPHRMFEVGEVAIPDASADVGSRTVTMLGAVIAHAGAHFSEIHSCLDLLLYYLDRPFTLEPVDHPSFLDGRAGKIVSNGRVIGLLGELHPEVLEHWQIGVPAVALELEIDRLLEEV; encoded by the coding sequence ATGCCCACTATTTCCCTTCAACGAGACGATCTCGAAGCCTTGATCGCCGGATCGGACGAGAAGCCGGCGCGGATTCCGCTTGATCAGCTTGAGCAATGGCTGATGTTGGTGAAGGGGGAGCTGAAGGGGCACAATGTAGAAACCGGCGAACTGCGGATCGAGCTGCAAGACAGCAACCGTCCCGATTTGTGGTGCTGCGAAGGCATTGCCAGACAGATCCGGATCAAGCAGCGTGGCTCGGCGATTTCCTATCCCTTCTTCAAGAAGCCGAAGGGAGTCGCGGGGAAGCTGGTTGTGGCGCAGGGAATGGACCAGGTTCGTCCGTACGTGGCCGCTTGCACGGCGGTCGGGTATCGCGTGACGGCGTCCGGCTTGACGCAGCTTATTCAGACGCAGGAAAAGTTAGCCGATATTTTTGGGCGCAAGCGGCGGTCGGTCTCGATCGGCTTATACCGTTTGGCTCCCATCGTGTTTCCCGTCTCCTATGATCTGGTCAAGCCGGACGACGTACGATTTACGCCGCTCGGCATGGAAACCATGATGACGCTCCGGGAGATCCTCATGGTTCATCCCAAAGGCGTGGAGTACGGTGGTATCGTGGGTGGCCACGACCGGCTCCCCGTGCTGCGAGATGCCGAAGGGCAGGTCCTGTCGTTCCCCCCGATCATCAACAGCCGGGAAATCGGCGAGGTGCAGGTCGGCGATCATGCACTGTTCGTCGAAGTGACCGGGACCGATCTTTCGATGGTTGCGCTGACTCTCAATATTTTTGCCGCCAATCTCGCGGATCGCGGCGCGGTGATCACGCCGGTCGACATTCACTCGCCGGTGAAAACCAACTTCGGGCGGCGGTGGAGTACGCCGATCGATTTCGGGGCACCCCGGACCATTCCTCTCAAGGCCATCGAGTCGGCGTTGGGGGAGGCCCTGGGTGGCAAGGAAGTCACTTCCGCGCTCAAGTCCTATGGGTATACCGTAAAGTCGGCCGGGCAAAAGGTGTCTGTGCAACTACCGCCGTACCGCAACGACCTGCTGCATACGGTCGATGTGGTGGAAGATGTGGCCATCAGTCAGGGATACGCCAGGTTTGCCCCCGTCATGCCCTCGCAGTTTACGGTGGGTGGGCTGTCGCGTTTGGAGCAGATGGCCGACCGGGTTCGGCATCTCATGGTGGGTTTGGAATTCCAAGAAATCATTTCCAACATCATGGGCTCTCATCAGGACTTTTGCACACGCATGCGTCTGGACGGCACCGAGTGGGCGAAGGTGGTGGAAGTGGATAACGTGATGTCTCTCAGCTACTCTTGTCTGCGCCAGTGGATTACGCCATCGTTGTTGCAGGTGGAAACCAATTCAAGCCGGGCCTTCTATCCCCACCGCATGTTTGAGGTCGGGGAAGTGGCGATTCCTGATGCGAGTGCCGATGTCGGATCCCGGACCGTGACGATGTTGGGTGCCGTGATTGCCCATGCCGGCGCGCACTTCTCAGAAATTCATTCCTGCCTGGATCTCTTGCTGTATTATCTGGACCGTCCCTTCACCTTGGAGCCGGTGGATCATCCCTCCTTCCTCGATGGTCGAGCCGGAAAGATTGTCTCAAACGGGCGGGTGATCGGATTGTTGGGCGAATTGCATCCCGAAGTGCTGGAGCATTGGCAAATCGGGGTTCCGGCGGTGGCGCTGGAGTTGGAGATCGATCGACTACTGGAAGAGGTGTGA
- a CDS encoding phenylalanine--tRNA ligase subunit alpha, whose amino-acid sequence MDNLHPLESKVLLALTRQPDAPPTLDQLAESTGLEPSQLSMAVEWLLAKSLIAVQAETVAHIASLTPIGELFFEKYAPIERVLSAAREAGQTGRRLTIQDIQGKEALEPSDVSKAVGTLKKEGAILIVQGGCIESTGRNSATAEAMRSLLQELRSGQRELQSFSEPLRSVLQQHAVKRGNAREPFRIDERVTRSFVLTPAGKDVADQLSRDGVAEEVSQLTPELLKEGAWRTKRFRKYTISLRAPRIAAGKRHPYREFLDLVKLKLVSMGFQEMRGTLVETEFWNMDALFMPQFHPARDIHDVYFVKNPTHARTIAEPYLTQVTQVHEKGTGAGSTGWGYTFDAERAKRLVLRSQGTAVSARTLAAGAAVPGKYFSIARCFRYDQVDATHATDFFQVEGIVLGADINFRTLLGLLNLFAREVAQAKEVKFLPAYFPFTEPSVEMHVRHPKLGWMELGGAGLFRPEVTTPLGVSVPVIAWGLGLDRMAMVALGIHDIRDLFSADLEFIRTMRGSF is encoded by the coding sequence ATGGATAATCTTCATCCCCTTGAAAGCAAAGTCCTGCTGGCGTTGACCCGGCAGCCGGACGCGCCTCCTACGCTCGACCAACTTGCGGAATCCACCGGCCTGGAGCCGTCGCAGTTGAGCATGGCTGTCGAATGGTTACTGGCCAAGTCGCTGATCGCCGTGCAGGCTGAAACCGTCGCGCATATCGCGTCTCTCACTCCGATCGGCGAATTGTTTTTTGAGAAATATGCCCCGATTGAGCGAGTGCTCTCTGCGGCGCGGGAAGCCGGCCAGACAGGGAGACGTCTCACGATTCAGGACATTCAGGGCAAGGAAGCACTTGAGCCGTCCGATGTGAGCAAGGCGGTCGGCACCCTCAAGAAAGAGGGGGCGATCCTGATCGTCCAAGGAGGCTGTATTGAAAGCACCGGTCGCAATAGTGCAACGGCCGAGGCCATGCGCTCGTTGTTGCAGGAATTGCGGAGCGGCCAGCGGGAGTTGCAGTCTTTTTCCGAGCCGCTTCGGAGCGTGCTCCAACAACATGCGGTGAAGCGTGGGAACGCGCGTGAGCCGTTCCGGATCGATGAGCGGGTCACCCGGTCATTTGTGCTGACCCCTGCCGGGAAGGATGTGGCGGACCAGTTGTCGCGCGATGGCGTGGCGGAGGAAGTCTCGCAGCTGACGCCGGAGTTGTTGAAGGAAGGTGCCTGGCGTACGAAACGGTTTCGGAAGTATACGATCAGTTTGCGGGCCCCGAGAATTGCGGCGGGCAAACGGCATCCCTATCGCGAGTTTCTGGATCTCGTCAAACTCAAGCTGGTCAGTATGGGGTTCCAGGAAATGCGCGGAACGCTTGTTGAGACCGAGTTCTGGAATATGGACGCGCTGTTCATGCCGCAGTTTCATCCGGCCCGTGACATTCATGATGTCTATTTTGTGAAGAATCCGACCCATGCCCGCACAATCGCCGAGCCGTACCTGACGCAGGTGACACAGGTACATGAAAAAGGGACGGGGGCCGGATCGACCGGTTGGGGCTATACCTTCGATGCCGAGCGGGCGAAACGGCTGGTGTTGCGGAGTCAAGGCACCGCGGTGTCGGCGAGGACATTGGCGGCCGGCGCGGCCGTGCCGGGGAAATATTTTTCGATTGCCCGGTGCTTTCGTTACGACCAGGTGGACGCGACCCATGCCACCGACTTCTTTCAGGTGGAAGGCATCGTGTTAGGTGCGGATATTAACTTCCGGACTCTACTCGGATTGCTGAATCTGTTCGCCCGGGAAGTGGCGCAAGCCAAGGAAGTCAAATTTCTACCGGCCTATTTTCCGTTCACCGAGCCGTCGGTCGAAATGCACGTGCGCCATCCGAAGCTGGGGTGGATGGAGTTGGGCGGCGCAGGATTATTCCGGCCTGAAGTCACGACCCCCCTTGGTGTCTCCGTGCCGGTCATTGCCTGGGGCCTTGGCCTCGATCGTATGGCGATGGTGGCGCTGGGGATTCACGACATTCGCGATCTGTTTTCGGCCGACCTCGAATTCATTCGCACCATGCGGGGAAGTTTTTAG
- a CDS encoding ribulose-phosphate 3-epimerase encodes MAGRTVRIAPSILSADFARLAEEVARVEDAGADWLHIDVMDGHFVPNLTVGPPIVEALRKVTTLPLDVHLMMTNPDAFIGEFAEAGADYLTVHVETCPHLHRTVQSIKERGVKAGVTLNPATPAGTLSEIVRDADLILIMSVNPGFGGQKFIASSLHKIAEVRALIDRTGSRALLEVDGGVKPDNVNEILAAGAEVLVAGSAVFSTDDYAAAITALRAGHEPAARTARVATAHR; translated from the coding sequence GTGGCTGGTCGGACGGTACGTATTGCCCCCTCCATTTTGTCGGCGGACTTCGCGCGCCTGGCCGAAGAAGTGGCGCGGGTGGAGGACGCCGGAGCCGACTGGTTGCACATCGATGTCATGGACGGGCATTTCGTGCCGAATCTAACGGTCGGGCCGCCGATCGTCGAAGCCTTGAGAAAAGTCACCACCCTGCCGTTGGATGTGCATCTGATGATGACGAATCCGGATGCGTTCATCGGGGAGTTTGCCGAAGCGGGTGCCGACTATCTGACCGTACATGTGGAAACCTGCCCGCACCTGCATCGGACGGTGCAATCGATCAAAGAGCGGGGCGTGAAGGCGGGTGTGACGTTGAATCCTGCCACGCCGGCCGGTACCCTTTCGGAAATCGTCCGTGATGCCGATCTCATCCTCATCATGTCTGTAAATCCAGGATTCGGCGGGCAGAAGTTTATTGCCTCGTCGTTACACAAGATCGCCGAGGTCAGGGCCTTGATCGACCGCACCGGGAGCCGGGCGCTTCTGGAAGTAGACGGGGGCGTGAAGCCGGACAACGTGAACGAGATTCTCGCCGCCGGTGCCGAGGTACTGGTTGCGGGGTCGGCCGTATTTTCCACTGATGATTATGCCGCTGCAATTACGGCACTCAGAGCGGGACATGAGCCTGCCGCCCGCACCGCGAGGGTTGCAACCGCTCACCGATAG
- the rsmB gene encoding 16S rRNA (cytosine(967)-C(5))-methyltransferase RsmB, with amino-acid sequence MASDPPQSQSSGGVSAGRRAAMKALLAIDKAGMLGDDLFDQVSSRESLDLRDRAFMVELVRGVLRYRATLDWRLGLLSDRRITKLPTLVQTILRLGAYQLLYLDRVPDSAAVNESVQMTKQQSRRLGRDWSGFVNAVLRALLRSPEPVWPDAGSHPVEALAVRYSCPAWLVERWCHRLGVERAEALCGASVEVPPLTLRVNTLRTSRAALLGDLAAAQVEAGPTSISEVGIQLARSCSVIDLPGYAEGRFYVEDEAGQLIPLLLDVQPGQRVLDACSAPGGKSTHLAALMENRGEIVAVDRASARLDLVMANCRRLGVKILTPLAGDLRALVCAGIVSHPMLSRPFDRILLDAPCSGLGVLRRHPEGKWYKRPESIAQHRQMQVELLAVTSRLLRPGGVLVYSTCSIEPEETESIIDEFCQAHHQFQRESIAPWLPPAGLPFVTPRGDLSTMANSNRMDLFFAARVRRSE; translated from the coding sequence ATGGCATCTGATCCGCCTCAGTCACAATCAAGCGGGGGAGTATCCGCCGGGCGCCGCGCCGCCATGAAGGCGTTGCTGGCGATCGACAAGGCAGGCATGTTGGGGGACGACTTGTTCGATCAGGTCTCCTCACGTGAGTCGCTCGATCTGCGCGATCGGGCCTTCATGGTCGAACTCGTGCGCGGTGTGCTGCGGTATCGGGCCACGCTCGACTGGCGCTTGGGTCTGTTGTCGGATCGGCGTATTACGAAACTCCCCACCCTGGTTCAGACTATTCTGCGTCTCGGCGCCTATCAGCTCCTGTATTTGGACCGGGTTCCGGATTCCGCTGCTGTGAACGAGTCTGTGCAGATGACGAAGCAGCAGAGCCGTCGTCTGGGTCGGGATTGGAGCGGCTTCGTGAATGCGGTGCTGAGGGCTCTGCTTCGATCACCCGAACCGGTCTGGCCCGATGCAGGCAGCCATCCCGTTGAGGCCTTGGCCGTGCGATATTCCTGTCCGGCCTGGCTCGTGGAACGTTGGTGTCATCGCTTGGGCGTCGAACGCGCTGAGGCCTTGTGCGGTGCGTCGGTGGAGGTGCCTCCGCTGACGCTACGTGTGAATACGCTTCGAACCTCCCGCGCGGCATTGCTGGGCGACTTGGCTGCTGCGCAGGTAGAGGCAGGCCCGACGTCGATCAGCGAAGTCGGCATTCAACTGGCGCGCTCCTGTTCCGTTATCGATCTGCCGGGATACGCGGAGGGACGGTTCTATGTGGAGGATGAAGCCGGGCAGCTGATTCCGTTGTTGCTGGATGTGCAGCCGGGGCAACGGGTGCTGGACGCCTGCTCAGCGCCGGGTGGAAAGTCCACACACCTGGCGGCGCTCATGGAGAATCGGGGAGAGATTGTGGCGGTGGATCGGGCCTCGGCGCGACTCGATCTTGTGATGGCCAATTGCCGCCGTCTCGGAGTGAAGATCCTGACGCCCCTGGCCGGCGACTTGCGCGCGCTGGTCTGTGCAGGGATTGTGTCCCATCCGATGTTGTCCCGACCGTTCGACCGCATTCTGCTGGATGCTCCGTGCAGTGGCCTCGGTGTGTTGCGGCGTCATCCGGAAGGGAAGTGGTATAAGAGGCCGGAGTCCATCGCGCAGCATCGGCAGATGCAGGTGGAATTGCTTGCGGTGACGAGCCGTCTCTTGCGGCCCGGCGGGGTGTTGGTCTATAGTACCTGCTCGATCGAACCGGAAGAAACCGAGTCGATCATCGACGAGTTTTGTCAGGCGCATCATCAATTTCAGCGTGAGTCGATCGCGCCCTGGTTGCCCCCGGCCGGACTGCCGTTCGTGACCCCTCGAGGGGATCTGTCTACGATGGCTAATAGTAACAGGATGGATCTGTTTTTCGCCGCCCGTGTGCGGAGGAGCGAGTAG
- a CDS encoding methionyl-tRNA formyltransferase, with protein sequence MRIVFMGTPDFAVPSLEALLKSEHQVVGVVTQPDRPKGRGQEVVFSPVKVVCQREGIPVLQPLKMKDPVFLDELRQWRPDVIAVTAYGRILPPAILTLPPRGCINVHGSLLPKYRGAGPIQWAIIRGEQVTGITTMFMAEGMDTGDMLLQETVEIRPDDTAGTLAPRLAEVGGRLLVETLRRLEAGTLMPQPQDDAQATMAPLLKKEDGVVDWTLSAMEIANRVRGLSPWPGAYTHVNGERWVLWRVAVGLETSGAVPGTVTKVSKDRVEVATGDGTIQLIEIQPSNSRRMTMAQYLAGHRLAEGLTLQADAPSQG encoded by the coding sequence ATGCGTATCGTATTTATGGGAACACCCGACTTTGCCGTGCCTTCTCTAGAGGCCTTGCTCAAGTCGGAACATCAGGTGGTCGGTGTGGTCACTCAGCCTGATCGGCCGAAGGGGCGGGGGCAGGAAGTGGTCTTCTCGCCCGTGAAGGTTGTCTGCCAGCGGGAGGGAATTCCTGTTCTGCAGCCTCTCAAGATGAAAGACCCTGTCTTTCTCGACGAGTTGCGTCAGTGGAGGCCGGATGTCATTGCCGTCACGGCCTATGGCCGCATCCTTCCTCCAGCCATTCTGACGCTGCCGCCTCGTGGCTGCATCAACGTGCATGGGTCGCTCCTCCCGAAGTACCGTGGGGCAGGTCCGATTCAATGGGCCATTATCAGGGGAGAGCAGGTGACCGGCATCACGACCATGTTTATGGCTGAAGGGATGGATACCGGCGACATGTTGTTGCAGGAAACGGTGGAGATCCGTCCTGACGATACGGCGGGCACGCTGGCCCCTCGACTGGCCGAGGTCGGCGGGCGACTGTTGGTTGAAACCCTGCGCCGCCTTGAAGCCGGCACGCTGATGCCGCAACCGCAGGATGACGCGCAGGCGACCATGGCGCCATTGCTCAAGAAGGAAGACGGTGTGGTCGATTGGACTTTGTCGGCTATGGAGATTGCGAATCGTGTGCGCGGCCTGTCTCCATGGCCCGGCGCGTATACCCATGTGAACGGGGAACGGTGGGTGCTCTGGCGCGTGGCGGTGGGGCTGGAGACCTCCGGCGCGGTTCCCGGAACCGTGACGAAGGTGAGCAAGGATCGGGTTGAGGTGGCGACCGGCGACGGGACGATCCAGCTCATCGAGATTCAACCCTCCAATAGCAGGCGGATGACGATGGCGCAATATCTGGCCGGCCATCGACTGGCCGAGGGCCTTACGCTTCAAGCTGACGCTCCATCGCAGGGCTAA
- a CDS encoding MEDS domain-containing protein: MSPLPRHRCLIYKGPLTPYLPGISAIIRQKLTENYRCLYLDGPSRVAGTHPYLLAAGIDVVQEVAKGSLVLSSDNTHLMKGRFNVDRMLGMLEQALKQALSDGYQGLWTTGDMSVEFGPEKDFSTLLDYEWRLEEFLQAHPALCGICQYHADTLPSDALRHGLLTHRSLYINETLSRIHPYYVEQEAFTVQSYNTTALDTAIRDLCTMPDALILNSLPPGYLQ, encoded by the coding sequence ATGTCACCACTCCCTCGTCACCGGTGCCTGATTTATAAAGGCCCTCTCACGCCGTATCTGCCGGGGATTTCGGCAATCATACGACAAAAGCTGACCGAGAATTATCGCTGTTTGTATCTTGATGGTCCGTCCAGAGTAGCCGGCACGCACCCCTATCTGCTCGCCGCAGGAATCGATGTAGTGCAAGAGGTCGCGAAAGGCAGTCTCGTGTTGTCCTCTGACAACACCCACCTCATGAAGGGGCGTTTCAATGTTGATCGAATGTTAGGAATGCTTGAACAGGCCTTGAAGCAGGCCTTGAGCGACGGCTATCAAGGTCTGTGGACTACGGGTGATATGAGCGTGGAGTTCGGCCCTGAGAAAGATTTTTCAACACTTCTGGATTATGAATGGCGGTTGGAAGAATTTCTTCAGGCGCATCCCGCGCTTTGCGGTATCTGCCAATATCATGCGGATACCTTGCCCAGTGACGCCTTACGGCATGGTCTATTGACCCATCGGTCACTCTACATCAATGAGACACTTTCCCGGATCCATCCGTATTATGTGGAGCAGGAAGCATTCACTGTGCAATCGTACAATACGACCGCTCTAGACACGGCGATCAGAGATCTGTGCACAATGCCGGATGCGTTAATTCTCAACTCCTTACCTCCCGGTTATCTGCAGTAG